A region of Armatimonadota bacterium DNA encodes the following proteins:
- a CDS encoding tyrosine-type recombinase/integrase: MSAKPQTLATLIESYFKQRLIAQRHSSRETIASYRESLRLLAVFASECLHTAPEKLTIENLDREVVLAFLDYLEQTRCNCIRTRNSRLAAIRSFLKYVAYLDPTAMGVVQRVLAIPSKRTVKPILGYLTREELDVLLSVPDRNSRQGRRDYALLLFMARTGARVSEAVGVNASDLRLNHPCQVLLRGKGGKERVTPMKSDISDILNTLCGEMNIAPNTNAAVFVSMAGKRLTRHGVTHLMRRTVPIAVANMPILARKTITPHTLRHTTAMHLLQDGIDLNMIRSWLGHVSLDTTHQYVEADVEMKRCILEQCGVVEAGQMRYQPTDKLLALLESLC, from the coding sequence ATGAGCGCAAAGCCTCAAACTCTAGCAACCCTCATCGAAAGCTACTTCAAACAGCGACTGATAGCTCAACGGCACTCAAGCCGAGAGACGATTGCCTCTTACCGGGAGAGTTTACGGCTTCTTGCCGTATTTGCATCCGAGTGTTTACATACGGCTCCAGAGAAGCTGACCATTGAGAATCTCGACCGAGAGGTAGTCCTTGCTTTCCTAGATTACCTTGAACAGACACGCTGCAACTGTATTCGCACCCGCAACAGTCGTCTAGCCGCAATCCGCTCGTTCCTTAAGTATGTGGCGTATTTGGACCCAACTGCAATGGGCGTGGTTCAGCGAGTATTGGCAATACCGAGTAAGAGAACGGTCAAGCCGATACTTGGATATCTTACCCGAGAAGAACTCGATGTTCTTCTCAGCGTTCCGGACCGCAACAGCAGACAAGGACGCCGTGACTATGCGCTGTTGCTCTTTATGGCTCGCACCGGCGCGCGAGTATCGGAAGCTGTTGGGGTCAACGCGAGTGACCTGCGTTTGAATCATCCATGTCAGGTGCTTCTGCGTGGAAAAGGCGGAAAGGAGCGTGTTACGCCGATGAAATCTGACATTTCGGATATCTTGAACACACTTTGCGGGGAAATGAATATTGCGCCAAACACAAATGCCGCTGTCTTCGTCAGCATGGCCGGCAAACGGCTCACGCGTCACGGAGTCACACATTTGATGCGGCGCACCGTACCCATAGCGGTTGCGAACATGCCGATACTGGCAAGGAAGACGATCACGCCTCACACCCTTCGTCATACTACAGCAATGCACCTGCTGCAGGATGGAATCGATCTGAATATGATTCGTTCATGGCTGGGACATGTCAGCCTCGACACGACTCATCAGTACGTTGAGGCTGACGTGGAGATGAAACGTTGTATATTAGAGCAGTGCGGGGTAGTTGAAGCCGGGCAGATGCGCTACCAACCAACGGACAAATTGTTGGCACTACTGGAGAGCCTGTGCTGA
- a CDS encoding tyrosine-type recombinase/integrase, which yields MSKVSPTLGDMLESYFRRRLITQQRASIETIRGYRDALRLLVIFVAEQLQTAPERLSIQDLDRDVILAFLDHLEDFRHNCVRTRNNRLAAIRAFMQYVAYMDPGALGVVQRVLAIPNKKYVKPILGYLTREELDVLLNVPDQATRQGRRDHALLLFFARTGARVSEAVRVNAVDICLNSPCQVLLHGKGMRDRSTPVATDLVAALRSLYEERRITTSDNVPVFVSATGQRLTRYGVTHMIRRMVATAAERNSSIAGRKITPHTLRHTTAMHMLQSGVDLNMIRCWLGHVSLDTTHHYIEADVEMKRRALEQSGVVAPRQARYQQTDRILTILENL from the coding sequence ATGAGCAAAGTTTCTCCGACACTAGGCGACATGCTCGAAAGCTACTTTCGCCGTCGACTGATAACACAGCAACGAGCCAGCATCGAGACTATTCGCGGGTATCGTGACGCTCTTCGACTGCTAGTAATTTTTGTCGCCGAGCAGCTACAGACGGCTCCCGAGCGCTTGAGTATTCAAGACCTGGACCGCGACGTGATTCTGGCATTCCTCGACCACTTGGAGGATTTTCGGCATAATTGCGTACGCACGCGCAATAACAGGCTGGCCGCAATCCGAGCGTTCATGCAGTATGTGGCCTACATGGACCCGGGAGCGCTGGGTGTGGTACAGCGGGTACTAGCCATTCCCAATAAGAAGTACGTCAAACCAATTCTTGGCTATCTCACCCGCGAAGAACTGGACGTTCTGCTCAATGTGCCGGATCAGGCAACAAGACAGGGGCGGCGGGATCATGCCTTGCTTCTGTTTTTCGCGCGGACTGGCGCACGTGTTTCAGAGGCTGTCAGGGTGAATGCGGTGGATATCTGCTTGAACTCACCTTGCCAGGTTCTGCTGCACGGAAAGGGTATGCGGGACAGGTCGACTCCAGTTGCTACAGACTTGGTGGCCGCGCTTCGCTCATTGTACGAGGAACGCCGTATTACCACAAGCGACAATGTGCCGGTATTCGTCAGTGCGACCGGACAGAGGCTGACCAGATACGGGGTCACGCATATGATCCGACGGATGGTCGCCACAGCGGCTGAGCGGAATTCAAGCATTGCCGGACGCAAGATAACGCCACATACTTTGAGGCACACGACGGCCATGCATATGCTCCAGTCAGGTGTAGATTTGAACATGATCCGATGCTGGCTTGGACACGTCAGCCTCGATACCACCCACCATTACATAGAAGCCGATGTTGAAATGAAACGTCGAGCACTGGAACAAAGCGGCGTGGTTGCACCACGGCAGGCGCGCTACCAGCAGACGGACAGGATACTGACAATACTGGAAAACCTGTGA
- a CDS encoding tyrosine-type recombinase/integrase, whose amino-acid sequence MLEYYFKSPIRIRQLRCGPIAPYLDGLAARLHQRGYCYGQAHTILGLAGDFSRYLSLIGIGDVHKITEDLAHRFSGDFASHGDYEKTGNMLTHLLNHLRDEGIVPVLEQESSADDPFTDIISRYEDYLANVRGVVVKTRIYSRSARRFLDFHLRRHGCLDLRKVDGPQILDYIAYWANVSQSRTWGQMLTTCTRSFLRFLRWESIVEQDLDRVVPSIFRYRLDTIPKHLPWQQVRALIDGMETLSPRGRRDKAILLLLATLGLRCMDVRDLQLDNIIWRKSEIHLPKTKSMRARVLPLTQEVGDALTDYVIHGRPAHNSRYVFLTHNAPIVPISCEAVTAIVSRNIKRAGIPAPHYGAHMLRHSLAAKMVNESRPIKEIADMLGHVSIDTTAIYAKVDTTHLATVALPFPGGAR is encoded by the coding sequence ATGCTGGAGTATTACTTCAAATCACCAATCAGAATTCGTCAGTTGCGTTGCGGCCCCATCGCACCTTATCTGGACGGACTTGCTGCGCGCCTGCATCAGCGGGGTTACTGCTATGGTCAGGCTCACACCATTTTGGGACTTGCTGGCGACTTCAGTCGCTACCTGTCACTAATAGGCATCGGCGACGTTCACAAGATCACAGAGGACCTTGCCCATCGCTTTTCCGGTGATTTTGCCTCGCACGGTGACTACGAGAAGACCGGTAATATGTTGACCCATCTATTGAACCACCTGCGTGACGAGGGTATTGTGCCGGTTCTGGAACAAGAGAGTTCTGCGGATGATCCATTTACAGACATCATCTCACGATATGAGGATTACTTGGCAAATGTGCGCGGAGTCGTCGTTAAGACCAGGATATACAGTCGGTCCGCCAGGCGTTTTCTGGATTTCCATCTCAGGCGCCATGGCTGCTTGGATCTTAGAAAAGTGGACGGTCCACAGATATTGGATTACATTGCCTACTGGGCAAATGTCTCTCAAAGTCGGACCTGGGGACAAATGCTGACCACATGTACCCGGTCATTCCTGCGGTTTTTGCGCTGGGAAAGCATTGTCGAACAAGACCTAGACCGAGTCGTACCATCCATATTTCGCTACCGACTAGACACGATTCCCAAACACCTGCCCTGGCAACAGGTGCGAGCGTTAATCGACGGTATGGAGACGCTTTCGCCGCGGGGAAGGCGTGATAAGGCAATCCTGCTGCTACTTGCGACACTCGGACTCCGCTGTATGGACGTTCGAGATCTCCAACTGGACAATATCATATGGCGCAAGTCCGAGATACACCTGCCGAAGACTAAAAGCATGCGCGCTCGTGTTCTGCCGCTTACTCAGGAAGTCGGTGATGCCCTGACCGACTATGTCATCCATGGGCGTCCCGCACACAATTCGCGGTATGTATTTCTTACTCACAATGCCCCCATAGTGCCCATATCTTGTGAGGCAGTCACGGCCATTGTGTCAAGGAACATCAAACGCGCAGGCATACCAGCCCCTCATTATGGCGCCCACATGCTTAGACACAGTCTTGCGGCCAAGATGGTGAATGAGTCAAGACCAATCAAGGAGATAGCAGACATGCTTGGGCACGTCAGCATCGACACTACGGCCATTTATGCCAAGGTTGACACTACTCATCTGGCGACCGTGGCTCTGCCTTTTCCAGGAGGTGCAAGATGA
- a CDS encoding tyrosine-type recombinase/integrase, giving the protein MSYKCRSFLAAYLESYINLRRKLGCQFRQQANTLHEFDRYLCKHESVAKLTQDLAVDFATYRPELSSKHCANRYNFVRNFSRYLAAFEPETPPLSPKVLCPQNTQPPAHIYTESELALLLQSTMKLTPQHPMRGLTFRTIIGLAASTGLRNVEVVNLDKADVDLGSGVLLVRGTKFHKERIVPVHPTTLVELTSYARLRDVSFPEPQTPAFFLNMRGCRIQTHTIQCTFWRLTQIAGLRDESGKGPRFHDLRHTFAVKRMARWYREGVDVQGLLPLLATYMGHVHYSNTAYYITAVPELMELATQRYQTAQNTSGDVEASK; this is encoded by the coding sequence ATGAGCTACAAATGTCGCAGTTTCCTTGCAGCTTATCTAGAATCCTACATCAACCTGCGGCGCAAGCTCGGATGCCAGTTCAGGCAGCAGGCAAATACTCTGCACGAGTTCGACCGATACCTGTGTAAGCACGAATCAGTCGCTAAGCTGACGCAGGATTTGGCTGTGGATTTCGCCACGTACCGCCCTGAGCTAAGTTCGAAGCATTGTGCTAATCGCTACAACTTTGTACGCAACTTCTCCAGGTATCTGGCTGCATTTGAGCCTGAGACTCCACCTTTGAGTCCGAAAGTCCTTTGTCCTCAAAACACTCAGCCTCCGGCCCACATCTATACCGAGTCTGAACTCGCGCTGCTTCTTCAGTCGACCATGAAATTGACTCCCCAGCACCCAATGCGAGGGCTGACGTTCAGAACAATTATTGGCCTCGCGGCCAGCACGGGGCTGCGAAACGTGGAGGTAGTCAATCTTGACAAGGCAGACGTGGATTTGGGGTCTGGAGTTCTCCTGGTGCGCGGGACCAAATTCCACAAAGAACGAATTGTGCCGGTCCATCCTACCACGCTTGTTGAACTGACGAGCTATGCTCGTCTGCGTGATGTTTCGTTTCCCGAGCCGCAAACCCCTGCCTTTTTCCTTAATATGAGAGGCTGTCGTATTCAGACCCACACAATACAGTGCACATTCTGGAGGCTTACCCAGATCGCCGGACTGCGAGATGAAAGCGGCAAAGGTCCGAGATTTCACGACTTGCGCCACACATTCGCGGTTAAAAGGATGGCGAGATGGTATCGCGAGGGAGTTGACGTCCAAGGATTGCTACCTCTGCTTGCCACCTACATGGGACATGTCCACTACAGCAATACCGCATATTATATCACCGCCGTCCCCGAACTGATGGAGCTTGCTACTCAGAGATATCAGACCGCACAGAATACAAGCGGCGATGTGGAGGCAAGCAAATGA
- a CDS encoding tyrosine-type recombinase/integrase: MSNYCFRSIFAEYLIRYINLRRSFGLKFASQSGILHKFDGYVYDLSHTGLLTQELAIGFATANPNVTAQECARRYATIRNFSDFLATFEPQTPLLDPKALYARRVRPPAHIYSEEELVRLLELAKRIAPKNPMRGFALHAMVGLAAGTGLRISEVVALDRADVDMKSGVIMVRRTKFFKDRLVPVHSTVLAVLNQYARLRDAAHPQSQSPAFFLHQWGRRFSKHTLQMTYWDLTRRAGLRGDSGDGPTFHDLRHTFAVRRLAAWYREGKDVNAMLPMLATYMGHAHYTDTAYYITAIPELMELAAQRARTSQTSSDKEATR, from the coding sequence ATGAGCAACTATTGCTTTCGAAGCATCTTTGCCGAATACCTGATAAGATACATCAACCTGCGGCGCAGCTTCGGTTTGAAGTTCGCCAGTCAGTCAGGCATCCTACATAAGTTCGACGGCTACGTTTATGACCTTAGCCACACTGGGCTGCTTACACAAGAGTTAGCGATTGGGTTTGCCACTGCCAACCCGAATGTTACTGCTCAGGAATGCGCTCGTCGCTATGCTACCATACGTAACTTCTCGGACTTCCTTGCCACGTTCGAGCCGCAGACACCACTTCTGGATCCCAAGGCTCTGTATGCGCGGCGGGTGCGTCCGCCTGCACATATCTATTCGGAAGAAGAACTCGTTCGCCTGCTCGAACTTGCCAAGCGGATCGCGCCAAAGAATCCTATGAGAGGGTTTGCCTTACATGCAATGGTCGGTCTGGCCGCAGGAACCGGTCTGAGGATTAGCGAAGTGGTTGCTCTTGACCGTGCGGATGTGGACATGAAATCGGGTGTCATAATGGTGCGGCGCACGAAGTTTTTCAAGGACCGCCTGGTGCCGGTGCATTCAACTGTTCTGGCAGTTCTTAATCAGTATGCTCGCCTGCGCGACGCGGCACATCCCCAGTCGCAGAGCCCGGCGTTCTTTCTTCACCAATGGGGACGACGCTTCTCGAAGCATACTCTGCAGATGACCTACTGGGATCTTACTCGACGTGCAGGGTTGCGGGGTGACAGCGGAGACGGCCCCACATTCCATGATCTTCGCCACACCTTCGCTGTCAGGAGATTGGCCGCATGGTATCGAGAAGGCAAGGATGTGAATGCCATGCTGCCCATGCTGGCGACATACATGGGCCACGCTCATTACACCGATACCGCCTACTATATTACGGCGATCCCCGAACTGATGGAACTTGCTGCCCAGCGCGCACGAACAAGCCAAACAAGTTCGGACAAGGAGGCAACTCGATGA